A genomic region of Nymphaea colorata isolate Beijing-Zhang1983 chromosome 2, ASM883128v2, whole genome shotgun sequence contains the following coding sequences:
- the LOC116247154 gene encoding uncharacterized protein LOC116247154, producing the protein MEKGAKAKDEGFCNGRVQSKEGVVTSANLGKETGRAKDLRPRGVKKQRRLILSDSESDEDLGGSGCFRIGGDDRTFAVDRTIGASPTRGNDEIADFEGTGTGAEDCKEKCIVKKGRRNDGDGDFIDNSRYVEKVKDAYGQACKGSVEGGEDRTGGHAECCEENSFGRKSGSKDAFTDDESLDKKIIPVSTHIVSDDNAADTKKNKGFPGIQEQIKTETLQVPDENVVGSYSREANPVGGKREREQDCAWLEPDLQPKVKKLLSSNDNSITSNINGVKVQFNSHRRAAEKRIKMSNEVSLQVKSDETRMKPHFEENDLGTPTVANGCKDLQEIIKSNDSSGSRDYTPPFYETLASRKARLCSTSMGVECGRSGSSSINSKTLKGKVESEGKGLSARGTQKTKTIEKDLCLKSTSKSEDEIGTSKKGKGVVIWDSAIHHTSPPVIHKATGELQKHGKTEQMQLVREKVKNMLLCAGWKIEQRPRRDKDYEDLVYVSPSGSGYWSIPNAYHALKKELDSIVKEGSLCMLSKSYDKNLEEKHTGHLCCEAESPSCLKSTTGSICAQQIDSIKNLSTVQSLFYSFSKEELDILTRKRKNYAGYSQTKLKVKVGNIEKMKKSTDRAKSTKNVGASKGHKAVKGSPVVPFVKVKHNKSGKGAGANGCDIRISNSTERKAVTGKSVVAAINSKDVDGKSSNDHDHESHALVGTSHKKSLKRQFFLLPASENLHGRKKKGKRNCTLMVRRSCKGENLGPDSDLIPYSGKQTILAWLIDSGTIQLNGKAKYWNKKHKRVLMEGHITRDGILCTCCGKTLSVAKFEIHAGSKLCQPYQNIFVESGMSLLECQLQAWNAQEESERSGMYIIQTDESDQNDDTCGICGDGGNLMCCDSCPSTFHLNCLGLQTLPPGLWNCPHCSCRFCGKTGGSSSDRGVTVNLMKTCLQCETKYHPDCGDEDGSVADFDSQLPSFCGNDCRKLFEQLKDLVGIKHDLDGVFSWTIVQRDGVPQCKLAERAECNSKVAVALSIMDECFMPIVDRRTSANLIHNIVYNCGSNFNRVNYSGFYTLLLEKGDEIISVASVRIHGTRLAEMPLIGTRYIYRRQGMCRRLMTALESVLHRLTVKMLIIPAIADLLSTWTTVFGFKPLEESHRKELRRMNLMVFPGTDLLQKPILGHGVISDNSEKKLDDLQYVEDCPIENTGSISMEDTMNGSHFCQGENPTAETYETLVDDPTVSLSAVITEHAEVAAEASLLTTKESMFGFTAGEVGLKINNPPSYEASAANVNLYDKNEGMTADSYLAEIQHAAPEPCSGPSSKGSSLCASEMIFGLSKAGMGSFDSPNDNVIEGNMSVDIDLKVNDAKSSGSVLTEDVSASVMDAKCSSCVVQDFHAMSGTQTL; encoded by the exons ATGGAGAAAGGGGCCAAGGCGAAGGACGAGGGTTTCTGTAATGGCCGAGTTCAGTCGAAGGAAGGTGTGGTGACTAGTGCGAATTTGGGGAAGGAAACGGGAAGGGCAAAAGATTTGAGACCACGCGGTGTGAAGAAGCAGCGGAGATTGATATTGAGCGACAGCGAGTCTGATGAGGATTTGGGGGGCTCGGGTTGCTTCCGAATTGGTGGGGACGATCGTACTTTCGCTGTAGATCGGACAATAGGGGCTTCTCCAACGAGGGGCAACGATGAGATCGCGGATTTTGAGGGAACGGGTACGGGTGCGGAAGATTGCAAAGAAAAGTGTATAGttaagaaaggaagaagaaatgatGGGGACGGGGATTTTATTGATAATTCTAGATACGTGGAAAAGGTGAAAGATGCATATGGTCAAGCTTGTAAAGGTAGTGTTGAGGGCGGAGAAGATCGTACAGGTGGTCATGCTGAATGCTGCGAGGAAAATTCCTTTGGTAGGAAAAGTGGTAGCAAAGATGCCTTCACTGACGATGAGTCACTTGATAAGAAAATAATTCCTGTATCAACTCATATTGTCAGTGATGACAATGCTGCTGATACTAAAAAGAATAAGGGTTTTCCAGGCATTCAAGAACAGATTAAGACAGAAACTCTTCAGGTACCAGATGAGAATGTGGTTGGCAGTTATTCAAGAGAGGCGAATCCTGTGGGCggaaagagggaaagggagCAAGATTGTGCGTGGTTGGAACCGGACTTGCAACCTAAAGTTAAGAAATTATTATCATCTAATGACAATAGCATCACTTCTAACATCAATGGAGTCAAGGTGCAGTTCAATAGTCATCGCCGAGCTGCGGAGAAACGGATTAAGATGTCTAATGAGGTTTCTTTGCAAGTTAAGAGCGACGAGACAAGGATGAAGCCACATTTTGAAGAGAATGATCTGGGGACGCCAACTGTGGCAAATGGCTGCAAGGATCTACAggaaataataaaaagtaatGATTCATCCGGTTCAAGAGACTATACTCCACCATTTTATGAAACGCTAGCCAGTAGGAAGGCAAGGCTGTGTTCTACATCGATGGGTGTGGAATGTGGAAGGTCTGGTTCTTCATCTATAAATTCTAAGACCCTAAAAGGCAAAGTTGAGTCAGAAGGGAAGGGCTTGTCTGCACGTGGTACTCAAAAGACAAAGACGATTGAAAAAGACTTATGCTTAAAATCAACTTCGAAGAGTGAGGATGAGATTGGCACAAGCAAAAAAGGTAAAGGTGTTGTAATTTGGGACTCTGCTATACACCACACTAGTCCTCCAGTAATTCACAAGGCAACTGGGGAACTGCAGAAACATGGTAAAACAGAACAGATGCAGTTAGTGAGAGAAAAGGTGAAGAACATGCTGTTGTGTGCCGGTTGGAAGATTGAGCAGAGACCAAGAAGGGATAAGGATTATGAAGATCTTGTTTATGTTTCTCCATCAGGTTCTGGGTATTGGTCCATTCCTAATGCCTATCATGCACTGAAGAAGGAACTTGACTCTATAGTGAAAGAGGGAAGTTTATGCATGTTATCAAAGTCATACGACAAAAACCTGGAAGAAAAGCACACTGGACACTTATGTTGTGAGGCAGAGAGTCCGTCATGTTTAAAAAGCACTACTGGTTCTATTTGTGCTCAGCAAATTGACAGCATAAAGAATCTTAGTACGGTGCAGTCCCTATTTTATAGTTTTTCCAAAGAGGAACTTGACATATTGACacggaaaagaaagaattatGCGGGTTACTCCCAGACAAAGTTGAAGGTTAAGGTtggaaatattgaaaaaatgaagaagagcaCTGACAGGGCTAAATCCACGAAGAATGTGGGTGCGAGTAAGGGACACAAGGCTGTAAAGGGGTCACCAGTTGTGCCCTTTGTAAAGGTGAAACATAACAAATCAGGTAAAGGTGCTGGAGCAAATGGCTGTGACATAAGGATATCGAATAGCACAGAAAGAAAAGCCGTAACAGGGAAATCTGTTGTTGCTGCCATAAACTCTAAGGATGTTGATGGGAAATCCTCAAACGATCATGATCATGAGTCACATGCACTGGTTGGTACTTCACATAAGAAAAGTTTGAAGCGTCAGTTTTTCCTGCTACCTGCCTCTGAAAATCTtcatggaagaaagaagaaaggaaagaggaatTGTACCCTGATGGTTCGCAGATCATGTAAAGGAGAAAATCTTGGTCCTGATTCTGATCTCATTCCCTACTCTGGAAAGCAGACCATCCTTGCATGGCTGATTGATTCAGGCACTATACAGTTGAATGGGAAGGCAAAATATTGGAACAAAAAGCACAAAAGAGTGCTGATGGAGGGACATATTACACGAGATGGTATTCTTTGCACTTGTTGTGGTAAAACTCTTTCAGTAGCAAAATTTGAGATCCATGCTGGCAGCAAGTTGTGTCAACCataccaaaatatttttgttgaatCGGGAATGTCACTTTTGGAGTGTCAACTGCAGGCTTGGAATGCACAAGAAGAATCTGAACGATCTGGAATGTATATTATACAAACAGATGAAAGTGACCAAAATGATGACACCTGTGGTATATGTGGAGACGGTGGTAATCTAATGTGTTGTGATAGCTGTCCATCAACTTTTCATCTAAATTGTCTGGGACTGCAG ACACTTCCTCCTGGCCTTTGGAATTGTCCACATTGTTCATGTAGATTTTGTGGAAAAACTGGTGGATCTTCCAGTGACCGTGGTGTTACTGTGAATCTGATGAAGACTTGCCTGCAGTGTGAGACAAAAT ATCACCCTGATTGTGGCGATGAGGACGGATCAGTTGCTGATTTTGATAGTCAACTACCTTCCTTCTGTGGCAATGATTGTAGGAAG CTCTTTGAACAACTTAAAGATCTTGTGGGTATCAAGCATGATTTGGATGGTGTATTTTCTTGGACCATTGTCCAACGAGATGGTGTTCCGCAGTGCAAGCTTGCTGAACGAGCTGAGTGCAATTCAAAGGTTGCAGTTGCATTGAGCATTATGGATGAGTGCTTTATGCCTATAGTGGACCGGCGGACAAGTGCTAACTTAATACATAATATTGTTTATAATTGTGG ATCAAATTTTAATCGAGTGAATTACTCTGGCTTTTATACGCTACTGCTGGAGAAGGGTGATGAAATAATATCTGTGGCATCTGTCAG GATTCATGGTACGAGGCTAGCAGAGATGCCTCTGATTGGAACTCGTTATATATATCGGCGCCAAGGGATGTGCAGGAGACTGATGACTGCTTTAGAATCT GTTTTACATCGGCTTACTGTTAAGATGCTTATAATTCCTGCCATAGCTGACCTCCTGAGTACGTGGACCACGGTTTTTGGTTTTAAGCCTCTTGAGGAATCACATAGAAAAGAACTGAGGAGAATGAACCTGATGGTTTTCCCTGGAACTGATTTACTACAAAAGCCAATTCTTGGGCATGGTGTCATCTCAGATAATTCAG AGAAAAAGTTGGATGATCTGCAATATGTTGAGGACTGTCCAATTGAGAATACTGGTTCTATTTCCATGGAGGACACTATGAATGGTTCACATTTCTGTCAGGGCGAAAATCCCACTGCAGAAACTTACGAGACTCTTGTTGATGACCCCACAGTTTCTCTTTCTGCGGTAATAACAGAACATGCTGAAGTTGCTGCTGAAGCCAGTTTACTAACGACTAAAGAGTCTATGTTTGGTTTTACTGCTGGGGAGGTTGGTTTAAAGATAAATAATCCACCGTCTTATGAGGCCTCGGCTGCTAATGTGAACTTGTATGATAAAAATGAGGGCATGACCGCTGATTCTTATCTAGCTGAAATCCAACATGCTGCTCCAGAACCTTGCTCCGGTCCTTCTAGCAAGGGTTCTTCATTGTGTGCCTCAGAGATGATATTTGGACTTTCTAAGGCTGGTATGGGATCCTTTGATTCACCAAATGATAATGTCATAGAGGGAAATATGTCTGTAGATATTGACTTAAAGGTCAATGATGCCAAATCATCTGGGAGTGTCCTGACTGAAGATGTTTCTGCTTCTGTTATGGATGCTAAATGCAGTTCTTGTGTGGTTCAGGACTTTCATGCAATGTCAGGGACTCAGACCTTATAA
- the LOC116248425 gene encoding transcription repressor OFP16-like, which translates to MTKFLRFKLYFCFSISRKSRRHRKTAATNTTDTPMTITATTLIPSYSDSDCPQEFTSTSKSATTTHSGASSSSLADLSLDLARALSSRRFFFSPGRSHSLLLDSCFSTSSFRPAKPLPPPAPAPFEEVVDGGVAILTYSPDPYSDFRTSMQEMVEAQDLDISADWGYLQEMLTCYLKLNSRRTHKYIVGAFADLLMNLMMGRRQSDMSGGYELLR; encoded by the coding sequence atgacaaaatttctaCGCTTTAAACTctatttttgcttctccatCTCCAGGAAATCACGCCGTCACCGGAAAACGGCAGCCACTAACACCACCGACACCCCTATGACCATCACAGCGACCACACTGATCCCGTCCTACTCGGATTCCGACTGCCCTCAGGAATTCACATCCACCTCCAAGTCCGCCACCACCACGCACTCCGGCGCCTCCTCCTCGTCCCTCGCGGACCTCTCCCTCGACCTCGCCCGCGCCCTCTCCTCACGtcgtttcttcttctcccccgGCCGCTCCCACTCCCTCCTCCTCGATTCATGCttctccacctcctccttccGGCCGGCGAAGCCCCTTCCACCGCCGGCGCCAGCCCCTTTCGAAGAGGTTGTCGACGGCGGCGTCGCCATACTGACTTACTCTCCTGACCCCTACAGCGATTTCCGGACGTCGATGCAGGAGATGGTGGAAGCGCAGGATCTCGACATCTCGGCCGACTGGGGTTACCTGCAGGAGATGCTGACGTGTTACCTCAAGCTCAACAGTAGGAGGACCCACAAGTACATCGTCGGCGCCTTCGCCGACCTCTTGATGAATCTCATGATGGGCCGCCGGCAATCTGACATGTCCGGCGGGTATGAGCTACTCCGGTAA
- the LOC116247444 gene encoding late embryogenesis abundant protein D-34-like gives MSQGQPRRETGTNLPDVKPVADPVKYGDVFNVSGELANQPVAPRDAALMQSAESQVLGWTQKGGVAATMQSAATLNQEAGYVHPTEYSAAVGGQGMKVTESDIPGRRVVTESVGGQVVGQFSTPVPEPSPAVTGSFTIGDALEAASVTCGDKPVTQSDASAIQAAEMRATGSNAVRPGGVAASAMSAADANERTGDELQKTTLGEVLADAKRRLVADKVATTEDAEKVRSAELRNNPNLTTVVGGVSENVTAAANLNEAAP, from the exons ATGAGCCAAGGTCAGCCCCGGAGGGAGACTGGGACCAACTTGCCGGACGTCAAGCCGGTGGCAGATCCTGTCAAGTATGGCGACGTCTTCAACGTCTCCGGCGAGCTGGCGAACCAGCCCGTTGCGCCGAGGGACGCCGCGCTGATGCAGTCCGCCGAAAGCCAAGTGCTCGGTTGGACACAGAAAGGCGGCGTCGCTGCTACTATGCAGTCGGCAGCTACCCTGAATCAGGAGGCGGGATACGTTCACCCCACGGAGTACTCCGCTGCAGTCGGAGGTCAAGGGATGAAGGTCACGGAGTCCGACATCCCGGGCCGCCGCGTTGTGACGGAGTCGGTTGGTGGGCAGGTCGTGGGACAGTTCTCGACCCCGGTGCCGGAACCGTCTCCAGCGGTAACTGGTTCGTTCACGATCGGCGACGCTTTGGAGGCTGCGAGCGTGACATGCGGAGACAAGCCGGTGACGCAGAGCGACGCCAGTGCGATTCAGGCGGCGGAGATGCGTGCAACCGGGAGCAACGCCGTCAGACCCGGAGGAGTCGCCGCTTCGGCTATGTCGGCGGCCGATGCCAACGAGAGGACTGGGGACGAATTGCAGAAGACAACGCTGGGTGAAGTTTTAGCG GACGCGAAGAGAAGGTTGGTGGCGGACAAGGTGGCGACGACGGAAGACGCTGAGAAGGTGAGGAGCGCGGAGCTCCGGAACAACCCCAACCTGACCACTGTCGTCGGCGGGGTGTCGGAGAACGTAACTGCTGCTGCCAACCTGAACGAAGCCGCCCCTTGA
- the LOC116249084 gene encoding uncharacterized protein LOC116249084, whose translation MAAPFLSSPFQPYVYESPQAAVTAFQILGGEAQIVQIMLKSQEKVVAKPGSMCYMSGSIQMENVYLPENEGSIWQWLFGKSVTSVILNNTGPGDGFIGIAAPSLARILPIDLAKFGGEILCQPDAFLCSVNDVTVTNTVDQRARHNVGGAESILRQKLVGQGLAFIIGGGSVVQKNLEAGEVLVVDTSCIVAMTSSIELNVKQANPTRRVVFGGENHATAVLTGPGIVFIQSLPFYRLSQRIARAVTSPGMRENPRFLIQIAVFFFLAYLMIVSSLLLTDI comes from the exons ATGGCTGCTCCTTTCCTCTCTTCTCCCTTCCAACCCTACGTCTACGAG AGCCCGCAAGCAGCCGTTACAGCTTTCCAGATTTTGGGAGGAGAAGCTCAAATAGTGCAG ATAATGTTAAAATCACAAGAAAAGGTCGTTGCAAAACCTG GTTCTATGTGTTATATGTCGGGTTCCATTCAAATGGAGAATGTATACCTACCTGAAAACGAAGGGAGCATATGGCAATGGCTATTTGGCAAGAGTGTGACTAGCGTCATCCTGAATAATACAGGACCAGGTGATGGATTCATTGGTATTGCAGCTCCATCACTAGCACGTATACTGCCG ATTGATTTGGCGAAGTTCGGAGGAGAAATTCTATGTCAG CCAGATGCGTTTCTTTGCTCTGTTAATGATGTCACTGTGACAAATACAGTTGATCAGAGAGCCCGGCATAATGTGGGTGGTGCAGAG AGTATTTTGAGACAGAAGCTCGTAGGTCAGGGGCTTGCCTTCATAATTGGTGGTGGATCTG TTGTGCAAAAGAATCTTGAGGCAGGAGAAGTGTTGGTTGTGGATACATCTTGCATTGTGGCCATGACAAGTAGTATTGAACTGAACGTGAAACAAGCCAACCCAACAAGGCGGGTGGTCTTTGGG GGAGAAAATCATGCAACTGCTGTACTCACTGGACCTGGAATCGTCTTTATCCAGAGCCTACCTTTCTATCGCCTTTCTCAAAGGATTGCAAG GGCAGTAACATCTCCGGGAATGCGAGAGAACCCTAGATTTTTGATTCAGATTGCGGTGTTTTTCTTCCTCGCTTACCTCATGATTGTATCATCCCTGCTCTTAACGGATATATGA
- the LOC116248748 gene encoding protein RGF1 INDUCIBLE TRANSCRIPTION FACTOR 1-like isoform X1, which translates to MEYAFPLSSSDLTWLEKLLRTEFFVDCSVHGLLKKNLFCIHCGTSLCHQCALKHCSHPHLQIRRYLYHDVVRLEDLKSLVDCSHVQRYIVNGSQAVFLNHQGRTGQRRGIENCCQSCNKILQQSYQYCSIACKAEAVPEQLVQQAPGIYLQNDSSSIASSKVTEVSDDGDTCSHGLQKSTLGRKKGIPKRSPMF; encoded by the exons ATGGAATATGCTTTTCCTCTGTCAAGCAGTGACCTTACGTGGTTGGAGAAGCTTTTGAGAACAGAATTCTTTGTTGACTGCTCTGTTCATGGCCTACTGAAGAAGAATCTGTTCTGCATCCACTGTGGTACTTCTCTGTGCCATCAATGTGCTCTGAAGCATTGTTCACATCCCCACCTTCAG ATACGAAGGTACTTATACCATGATGTTGTCCGTCTTGAGGATCTGAAGAGCTTGGTTGACTGTTCCCATGTGCAG AGATATATTGTTAATGGTTCCCAGGCCGTGTTTCTTAACCATCAAGGCAGAACGGGGCAGCGGCGAGGTATAGAAAATTGTTGTCAGTCATGCAATAAGATTCTGCAACAATCTTATCAATATTGTAGCATAGCTTGTAAG GCAGAGGCTGTTCCAGAGCAATTGGTTCAGCAAGCACCAGGCATTTACTTGCAAAATGATTCATCTTCAATCGCTAGCTCAAAAGTAACAGAAGTATCTGACGATGGTGATACATGTTCTCATGGATTGCAGAAGTCTACTTTGGGGAGGAAAAAGGGCATCCCCAAGCGATCGCCTATGTTTTAG
- the LOC116248748 gene encoding protein RGF1 INDUCIBLE TRANSCRIPTION FACTOR 1-like isoform X2, with translation MEYAFPLSSSDLTWLEKLLRTEFFVDCSVHGLLKKNLFCIHCGTSLCHQCALKHCSHPHLQIRRYLYHDVVRLEDLKSLVDCSHVQRYIVNGSQAVFLNHQGRTGQRRGRGCSRAIGSASTRHLLAK, from the exons ATGGAATATGCTTTTCCTCTGTCAAGCAGTGACCTTACGTGGTTGGAGAAGCTTTTGAGAACAGAATTCTTTGTTGACTGCTCTGTTCATGGCCTACTGAAGAAGAATCTGTTCTGCATCCACTGTGGTACTTCTCTGTGCCATCAATGTGCTCTGAAGCATTGTTCACATCCCCACCTTCAG ATACGAAGGTACTTATACCATGATGTTGTCCGTCTTGAGGATCTGAAGAGCTTGGTTGACTGTTCCCATGTGCAG AGATATATTGTTAATGGTTCCCAGGCCGTGTTTCTTAACCATCAAGGCAGAACGGGGCAGCGGCGAG GCAGAGGCTGTTCCAGAGCAATTGGTTCAGCAAGCACCAGGCATTTACTTGCAAAATGA